The genome window CGCCTTGCCGCGCCTCGTCGTCAGCGATAAAAAACTGGCCGGCTCGCCCATGGCCGAATTGTTCCGTCCCGGCGTGATCGGCGGCACCTTGCTGCTGTGGTCCACGTTTTTCATGAGCTTATTGATCATTTATCTGCTGTCGAGCTGGATGCCGACTTTGCTCAACGGCAATGGGCTGTCCCTGTCGAACGCCTCGCTGGTGACGATGATGTTCCAGGTGGGTGGCACGGTCGGCGCGATTCTGCTGGGCCGCTGGATGGATCGCTACAGCCCGCATAAAGTGCTGAGCATCGCCTACCTGGCGGCCGCCGGCTGCATCGTCGTCGTGGCCCTGTCGGGCAGCAGCCTGGCTGTGCTGGTGCTGGCCGTCTTTGGTGTCGGCTTTGGCGTGAGCGGCTCGCAAGTGGGCGCCAATGCGCTGGCCGCCGCGTTTTACCCCACGTCGAGCCGTGCCACGGGCGTCAGCTGGGCGGCCGCCGTGGGCCGCAGCGGTTCCGTGCTCGGTTCCATGGCCGGCGGCCTGATGCTGACCCTGAAACTCGATAACGAAACCATCTTCTTTTTGCTGGCCATTCCCGCCGTGCTGGCGTCCCTGGCCTTGCTGGCCATGGGTCGTCTGATGCGCGCCCGGACTGCCGCCAGTGCCATTCCCGCCACCCTGAAAGAGAGCACCGTATGAAACTGCATGGCTATTACCGCAGCTCCGCGTCCTACCGCGTGCGCATCGCGCTGAACCTGAAACAGCTGCATGCCGACACGGCCTATGTGCACCTGAGCCGCAATGGCGGCGAGCAGTTCACGCCCGCGTTTTCCAGCCTGAACCCGCAGCATCTGCTGCCCGTGCTGGAGGACGGCGGCGCCGTGCTGACGCAATCCTTGGCCATCATCGAATACCTGGACGAGACGCGGACGGGGCAAAAACTGCTGCCGGCCGATGCCCTGGGCCGCGCCCGCGTGCGCCAGCTGGCCATGGTCTGCGCCTGCGACATCCATCCGCTGAACAACCTGCGCGTCCTGAATTACCTGACGGGGCCTTTGGCCCTGTCGCAGGAGCAGAAGAACGCGTGGTACCAGCACTGGACCCATCTGGGTTTGGCCGCGCTGGAAGCGCAGCTGGCAAATAGTCCCCACACGGGCCGGTTCTGCCATGGCGACACGCCGACCCTGGCCGACTGCTGCCTGGTGCCGCAGGTGTACAACGCGCGGCGCTTCCAGTGCGACCTGGCGCCGTATCCCACGATCCTGCGCATCGTCGCGCAGTGCGAGGCGCTGCCGGCGTTTCAGCACGCGCACCCGGATACACAGCCAGACGCAGAATAAAAACCACAATAGAAGGAGACAAGCATGAGAAAAATCAACGCCATCACCATGGCGCTGCTGGGCGCGTGCGCCTGCGGCGTGACCACAGGCGCCTACGCGCAAAGCGGCGTCACCCTGTACGGAGTGCTCGACAGCTCGGTGGCTTATACGAGCAATGTCAATGCGGCCGGCGACAGCATGGTCAAAGTGCCGACACTCACGGGCTCCCTGCCGTCGCGCTTCGGTTTCAAGGGCGTGGAAGACCTGGGCGGCGGCTTGCAGGCGATCTTTGCGCTGGAATCGGGCTTCGGCGTCGACACGGGCATCGCGGGGCAGGGCGGGAGATTATTTGGCCGCCAGTCGTATGTGGGCTTGAAAGGGCGTTATGGCAGCGTGATGCTGGGGCGGCAAATGAATATGTCGTTCTGGGCCACGCAAAAGTCCGACATCATGGGCCCGGCCCTGTTTTCCATCAGCAGCCTCGATCTGTACCTGCCGAATGCGCGCAGCGACAACGCCATCGGCTACCTGGGCACGTTCTCGAACGTGACCGTGGGCGCCACCTATAGCCTGGGGCGCGATGCATCGGCGGCGGGCGGGCCGGCCGCCACGGGCTGCGCGGGCGAAGTGGCGGGTAATGCCAAGGCTTGCCGCCAGATCACCGCCTTGCTCGGCTACGACACGGGCCGCTATGGCGCCACGGCCTCGTACGACATCATGTACGGCAATGCGGGCGCGGCCAACGGCCTCACGTCGAGCCGCAACTTCGACCGCCGCGTGATCGCCAGCGCCTATGCCATGGCGGGCCAGCTGAAAATCGGCGGCGGCATCATCGACCGCACTATCCGCGCGGCCACGGGACCGGTCGACTCGCAGCTGCTGTATGTGGGCGCCGCGTATCCGCTGGCGCCCGCGCTGGTTCTCGATGGACAAATCGCCAGGCTGGCCGTCAAGGACAGCCCGAACGATGCCACGCTGGCCACCATGCGCCTGACCTATCACCTGTCCAAGCGCACGGCCATCTACAGCGCCATCGGCCGCATGGACAACAGCGGCGCGGCTGCCGTGGCGCTGGACGCGGGCGGCACCGTGGGCGCGGGGCGCACGCAGAACGGCGTGATGGCGGGGATGCGCCACTTTTTCTGACATCCTCCTATGAGCTGCCTTGCATGTCGTGCCGGTAGCGCGCCGGCGGCAGTTCGAACTGGTTCTTGAAAAAGCGGGTAAATGCGCTTTGCGAGGAAAACCCCAGGCGCTCGCTGATGTCCGCCACGCTCATGCTCGTTTCGCGCAGCAGGCGGCGCGATTCGCGGCTCTTCGCGCGCAGTTCCAGTGCGCGGAATGACGTCTGCTCCTGCTGCAACTGGCGTTGCAAGGTCCAGCGGTTCATCGCCAGGCCGTCGCACAGGGCCGGCAGCAGCGCGGCGCCGTCGGCATCGCCTGCGCCTTGCCGGCCCAGCAAATCGATGATCGCCTGCTCCACGCGGGCGGAAAACAGCTGTGCGCCCTGCAACTGCTGCAATTGCCCCTGCGCGTGCCGCAGCGCGTGCGGCGCCAGCATGGCATTGAACTGGGCGAAGGGACGGTCCAGCGCCGGCGCGTCGAACGTCAGGGTGTTGCGCGCCTGGCCGAAGGTGGCGGCGGCGCCGAAGCATTCGGCAATGGCCGGCGCGAACCACGGCGCCTTGCCCTGGAAGCCGGCATGGAAGGCGGTGGCCGCGCCATCGTCGTAGGCGCGCGCTACCAGCGACAGCATGCGGAAATTGGCCAGCGCCTGCATGGCGCCCCCCAGCGGGCAAAACTCGGACAGGTATTCGATCTCGATGCGCGTGCCATTTTCGCTCATCAGCATGAAGTCGAATTCGCCGATCAGGCCCCGCAAGT of Janthinobacterium sp. PAMC25594 contains these proteins:
- the maiA gene encoding maleylacetoacetate isomerase, giving the protein MKLHGYYRSSASYRVRIALNLKQLHADTAYVHLSRNGGEQFTPAFSSLNPQHLLPVLEDGGAVLTQSLAIIEYLDETRTGQKLLPADALGRARVRQLAMVCACDIHPLNNLRVLNYLTGPLALSQEQKNAWYQHWTHLGLAALEAQLANSPHTGRFCHGDTPTLADCCLVPQVYNARRFQCDLAPYPTILRIVAQCEALPAFQHAHPDTQPDAE
- a CDS encoding porin; translated protein: MRKINAITMALLGACACGVTTGAYAQSGVTLYGVLDSSVAYTSNVNAAGDSMVKVPTLTGSLPSRFGFKGVEDLGGGLQAIFALESGFGVDTGIAGQGGRLFGRQSYVGLKGRYGSVMLGRQMNMSFWATQKSDIMGPALFSISSLDLYLPNARSDNAIGYLGTFSNVTVGATYSLGRDASAAGGPAATGCAGEVAGNAKACRQITALLGYDTGRYGATASYDIMYGNAGAANGLTSSRNFDRRVIASAYAMAGQLKIGGGIIDRTIRAATGPVDSQLLYVGAAYPLAPALVLDGQIARLAVKDSPNDATLATMRLTYHLSKRTAIYSAIGRMDNSGAAAVALDAGGTVGAGRTQNGVMAGMRHFF
- a CDS encoding AraC family transcriptional regulator, with amino-acid sequence MHKPDTRTVSNRIAQQCARAMQADGHDPAEFFQRTGITLAQLTEPGGRINAERHRRMTAYAQQLPQHRGLLDLDVTHWFAHYSGIAHVCFNRPTLRSALHELLHLRGLIGEFDFMLMSENGTRIEIEYLSEFCPLGGAMQALANFRMLSLVARAYDDGAATAFHAGFQGKAPWFAPAIAECFGAAATFGQARNTLTFDAPALDRPFAQFNAMLAPHALRHAQGQLQQLQGAQLFSARVEQAIIDLLGRQGAGDADGAALLPALCDGLAMNRWTLQRQLQQEQTSFRALELRAKSRESRRLLRETSMSVADISERLGFSSQSAFTRFFKNQFELPPARYRHDMQGSS